The genomic window ACAACAATGAAAAGGTGATAGATATTTGGGGTGGATATAAAGATCTGAAAAAAGGCAACGAATGGGATGAAAATACTGTTGTACCTATATTTTCAACCACAAAAGCTATAGCCTCAACTTGTTTAGCTATTTGCCACAGCAGAGGATTATTTGACTATAACAGTAAAGTCTGTGAACATTGGCCTGAGTTTGGGATGGAAAACAAGAAAGAAATAACTGTTGAGCAATTACTTCAACACAGAGCTGGACTTTCGGCCATAGATGAAAAATTAAATTCCGAGAAAATAAAAAACCGGAAGTTTTTAGACAAAGTAATAGCTAAACAAAAGCCATTTTGGTACCCTGGACATTATCAAGGATATCATGTTTGGAACATAGGATGGTATATTAGCTCATTACTTTCAAGAATTGAACCCCGGAAAAGATTTCTTAAAGAATTTATTGAACAGGAAATACTTCCAAATATTGAAGGTGAAGTCCGAATTGGTGTTGAAAATAACTATAATTGGTCAAAAATTGCCACATTAAGACCTTTCTCAAAGCTAAAAGGACTATTTTCTATGCCTTTTAAGTTTGTTTTTGAATTCTTTAAGCCTTGGTCACTTTCTTTCAAATCAATGTTAAATCCTCCGTTTGTTAGTAATCATTCCAACTTTAATAAACCTGAGATACTTCAACTTGAGATGGGGGCTGGTGGAGGCATTGGGAATGCAAGAGGATTAGCCTCTCTAATTGATTCATTAACGGATGGGAATCATTCTTTACACTTAAAAAAAGAGACACTGGAATATTTGATGAAATATCCTGAAGCCCCAATAAAAGGATGGGAAGATATTGTTTTTAAACAGGATGCATTTAGATTCCACGCTGGATTTATGAAACCATCTAAAAAGCATGATTTTGCAAAAACTATAAAAGCTTTTGGTGGATTTGGTGCGGGAGGAAGTTTTGTATTTCATGATCCTGAGTATAAACTTACAGTTGCATATACAATGAATAAAATGTCTTCTAAAATGATGAACATGAATAGAGAATTAAATATCAGAAATTCGGTATATAAAACTATTGCCAACAAAGCATCAAACCCAATAGCCGCGGGTGTTTCATAGGATAGTGATGAAGTTAAATGAAAATTTCGTACTTTTATGAAACGACAGTGGAAGCGGCTACAGGGTTTATGCTCGAACGTTGGCTGCTATTATAAAAGACTTTGCAAGTAAATTAAATTCGAAAAAATAAACGAAATACAGAACAAATGAACCAGAATGAACTATCTCAATTATCCAATAAGGAATTGCTCGAAGTAGTAAAGAACAGCAAACCCTCACCTATAATAGACGCATTTTTTATTGGGTTTTTGGTTGGAATAATAATTTACAGCGTAGCTGCTAACTCGTGGGGTTTTCTCACCTTAATTCCATTGTATTTAATTTATATTTTCTTGAAAAAACCAAAGAAATACGAAGCATTGAAAAATGAATTAAAAAAACGAAACTTGGAATAGATGATGTCGGGAATCTGTCAAAAATGCAAATCAGAGGTAACTCAAAAATACTGTTAACTTTGAGGTCATCCAAAAGCAATGACAAGAATTGATGCAAATTATTTGCTTCAAGAACTTTGTTCTGTCTTGAGTTTTGAAAAAGGTTTTTTATTTACCGTTCGCGAACTATCCACTAACCCAGGGAAAAGCATAAAAGACTTTTTAAATGAAGATAGAAATAGATTGGTAAAACCAGTATTGTTTTTAATAGTAACGTCTTATTTATACTATATTCAATAATATTTTTCACTTTGAGGATGGTTACGTACAATTGTCAGGCAACAAAGACTCAGCGACTCTTTCAATATCCAAATGGATACAAGGAAATTATGGCTATGCAAATATTATCATGGCTATCTTTATTGCAGGATGGGTCAAACTTTTTTTCAGAACGCAAAGTCAACATATTTGAAATTCTAGTACTTTTTTGTTTCGTTATGGGTATGGGAATGCTTATTTATGCGGCTTTTGGTGTCGTTCAAAGTCTGATAGATTTTAATCTAATACAGGTTGCAGTGATTGTTGGGTTCATATATATGACTTGGACAATTTTATGGAAAAGGAAAGATTATCAATTATGTTAAAGCGTTTTCTGCTTACATATTGGGCATGATAACTTTTTCAATAACGGCAATATTAATCGGTACAGTAATTGATTTACTTGCTAGACAATGAAAATAACAGCAGCCAACAGCGTATATAACTCATGGCGGGGAAAGTGGTTAATTCAAGCTTTGAGC from candidate division KSB1 bacterium includes these protein-coding regions:
- a CDS encoding serine hydrolase domain-containing protein, with product MKVKGYIKKDYTEIADSFRKNFEIFGELGASLCIYHNNEKVIDIWGGYKDLKKGNEWDENTVVPIFSTTKAIASTCLAICHSRGLFDYNSKVCEHWPEFGMENKKEITVEQLLQHRAGLSAIDEKLNSEKIKNRKFLDKVIAKQKPFWYPGHYQGYHVWNIGWYISSLLSRIEPRKRFLKEFIEQEILPNIEGEVRIGVENNYNWSKIATLRPFSKLKGLFSMPFKFVFEFFKPWSLSFKSMLNPPFVSNHSNFNKPEILQLEMGAGGGIGNARGLASLIDSLTDGNHSLHLKKETLEYLMKYPEAPIKGWEDIVFKQDAFRFHAGFMKPSKKHDFAKTIKAFGGFGAGGSFVFHDPEYKLTVAYTMNKMSSKMMNMNRELNIRNSVYKTIANKASNPIAAGVS